Sequence from the Zeugodacus cucurbitae isolate PBARC_wt_2022May chromosome 2, idZeuCucr1.2, whole genome shotgun sequence genome:
TTTCACTTTGTAAAGTAAATCTGTTGTTTATActtatttctgaaaataaaatctattttaaactgaaaaataaaaaatagttgtttGAACGTATGATCTGTTAGTCCTGGATGCCGAATATGTTCGTAGAGGTAGCCACATTTCAAAAGTTtcttgaaaaaattgaaaaaaaaaaataaaattaaattcaaataaaatgttgattCTGAATAGTTGCATTTAGATACATGGAAAGGCACGCCCTAGTACTTAAACAAGTATATAAGTTTCGCTGTGTAGAATTATTTGGATgcgttatttgaaaaaaaatttagttttctcaAGCActtgaattttgaaattctctCTCTACAATAGttctctaaattaaaaaaaaatttcaatgacACTTTACATGGTTCTAGAATCTAGATGgtatacaatacaataatcTCACTTTGTAATTGACGCGCCGTTATCGCGAAATTTCACAACTGgtgatataatttataataaatttaattgatacaataataaatacatatgtacatacagattGCCGGCTGTTCATCCAAACATATGCTAAACAACCAACAGCTGTAATGTCGGCTAATTTGATATGAGTGAATAACCCAGCGAACCATTGTTGCTATAAATGAGACTATTTTAGAATAGctgaaaaaatttacaacagatatagtaaattatatacatatgtatatattaataaattttatgaaaattttgtaatttgctaTAATTTGCTATTGCCACATGAGCAATGTGCTATAATCACCAAAATGTTAATCAAATGTATTAATCAATATATTGGAAgctgttcaaaaattaacactAACAGTGCTTCTCTGAAAAATTGATGTTATCACTAAGGTTACTCTTCCTCTAAGatctgaaatattttgtttgttagGAAACTCAAACTATTCGCACACTTGTAACAACGTAAATATATAGTGTAAATACATACCTTATGTATCAATATAAGTATGCTCTCTCGATTTGACGTGTAGTAGGATAGTAGTGGAACCTTTAAGTAGAACACTATTTGCGATAGCAATCAGTTGTGTATAGTTCCTCAGAGTGAAAGCAGTGGAATCGAAGCAATCATTAGGTAAAGCTGACACAtttcttataatatttatacaaacatataggtatttatttattgaaattaaaattttagtcacCATGGATTTCTATTACCTCATCGAATCTGCACCTTGTCGTTCCATTCTCATGCTCGCCAAAAAATTGGGCCTTGAATTGAATCGAAAGATATTGAATTTACAGAATGGTGAGCAGTTAACACCTGAATTCCTGAAGATCAATCCCCAACACACCATCCCCACTCTGGTGGACAATGGTTACTCGGTTTGGGAATCACGTGTCATACTCATCTATCTGGCGGAGAAATACGGCAAAGATGATTCGCTCTACCCAAAATGCCCACAAAAGCGAGCTCTTGTCAACCAGCGCCTATTCTTCGATCTCGGCTTGTATGGATCCTTTGCTGATTATTACTATCCCGTCGCTAGGGATAAGCAGGCGCCAGTGCCAGAGCGCTTGACAAAGCTCGAAAGTCAATTGGAGTTTTTGAATACATTCTTGGAGGGACAAACATATGTGGCCAACAATAGCTTGTCCATTGCCGATTTCACTTTGTATGCCTCCGTCTCGACGTTTGAGGGTTGCGGTATTGAGGTGAGCAAATATCCAAACATCGTTAGATGGAGTGAACATCTCAGCAAAACTTTGCCCGGTGCAGATGAGAATAAAGAAGGCTGTGATTTGTTTAAGAAATATTGGTAATTGGATTTTCATTTGCGATTCACATATGAATTGTGGAATTATGGGAAATTTGGAATGtttcaattcaaatattaataatacttgcatatgtatgttacagttatatacattaattattataatcaaTTTGTGACTTATcaattcattttatataaataaataaacgccGAGTACATTCTAATCTCATGTGTTGATAATTTACTATAGTTTAGTGAACCGATTATTATGTAATATTGTTTATAGCAAAATTATCGCCTAACGGAAAGGTAGGGTGAGGGCGTCGCTTTAATGGGGTTCGGGATTAGACGGAAGATGACTATCTTCGTGATGATGGGAATATTGTCAATATCGACTTGCTATATTTATCTAATAGCATACATGATGtggtcataaaaaaaaataaaaataaaataaaataaaataaaataataaaataaaataaaataaaataaaataaaataaaataaaataaaataaaataaaataaaataaaataaaataaaataaaataaaataaaataaaataaaataaaataaaataaaataaaataaaataaaataaaataaaataaaataaaataaaataaaataaaatgaaataaaataaaataaaataaaataaaataaaataaaataaaataaaatttgatcctaaatatttttattcggaTGGATATATCGAATGGTACACCCTAAATTATGTGTATGAATATAATGCTGACTATGTTAGCATACGGTATTTTGCATACTTATCACAATTTTCTCATCTCTCAACCTCTTGAATTCTGAAATTCCCTCTCTTCAATAGTTCTCTAATACCGTGTgctataatttaacaaaaatttgcaaTGTCATTTTGCTTGGTTTTGGGCAGTACACTATACAATAATCTCACTTTGTAATAGATGCGCCTTTATCGCGAAATTTCACAACTGgtgatatattttataataaattcaattgatacaataataaataaaaagtacatgtgtacatacgtTGGAGCAGCCGGCAAGCTCATCAAAACATATGCTAATCAACCAACAGCTGTATAGCCGGCCAATTTTGATATGAGCTAGTAACCCAGCGAACCATTGTCGCTATAAAGGAGACTATTTTTAGAATAGTTGAAAAATGTATTGCtaatatattaacatatattatttattaatatattgtttaatatttttccaagtTTAGATTGCTACAATTTGTTAATGCTACTTGAGCAATATGCTGTAATCTAAATTATGACTATAAGTGCCTTATCACTTTAACAATTCTCCGGTCGGGGTGTGCGTTATCAGTGCacgataataaaaaatgtaatgagGTAATATGTAGCATCGAAAATACTTAGTTACTAAGAGTAttccacacacactcacatatatttgTTCCTAACCTATTCACCATCAAACAAGTTAACCAAATATAGAAAAGTTCCATAAGTATActggaatatttttaaaaaccaaTACTCTGGGtactcaataaaaaaaaataatgttgataAGATTCCTCTAAAATTGGCAAGATTTTGTTTGTTGGGAAGTTCGGACTATTCGCACACTTGtaacaacataaatatatatggtacATACCTTATGTATTAATTTATGCTCTCTCTATTTGATGTGTGGTACGGTAGTAGTGGAACCTTTAAATAGACCACTATTTGCGAAGCATTTTCAGTTGTGAATAGTTCCTAAAAGTGAAAGCAGTGGAATCGAAGCAAATTATTAGGTAAAATGCGAATTTATCTTATAATGCACatgtatacataaaatatatataataatttcttaaaattttagtcGCCATGGATTTTTATTACCTCATCGAATCTGCGCCCTGCCGTTCCATTCTAATGCTCGCTAAAACATTGGGCCTGGAATTGAATCGCAAACTGTTGAGTTTGAAGAATGGTGAGCAGTTGACGCCTGAATTCCTGAAGATCAATCCGCAACACACCATCCCCACTTTGGTGGACAATGGTTATTCGGTTTGGGAATCACGTGTCATACTCATCTACCTGGCCGAGAAATATGGCAAAGACGATTCGCTCTACCCAAAATGCCCACAAAAGAGAGCTCTTGTTAACCAACGTCTATTCTTCGATCTCAGTTTGTATGGATTCTTCGCCGATTACTACTATCCCATCGCTAGAGATAAGCAGGCGCCAGTACCAGAGCGTTTGACCAAACTCGAAAGCCAATTGGAGTTTTTGAACACATTCTTGGAGGGACAAACATATGTGGCCAACAATAGCTTGTCCATTGCCGACTACACTCTGTATGCCACGATCTCGACGTTTGAGGCTGGCGGCATTGATTTGAGcaaattcccaaatattgtgcgATGGAGTGAACATCTCAGCAAAACGCTGCCCGGAGCAGATGAGAATAAAGAGGGCTGTGaattgttaaagaaatattGGTAATTCGTGTATCACTCATGAATTGTGATACTAATGGAATATatggaatattttaatttcaataataataataagtgctTATTCATGTTACAGTTACAGTAATTATCATAATCAACGTGTAGCTAAGTGTAGCTTATCAAtccattttgtataaataaacttttgttATCGTATTACCACCGCAGAATACATTCTTATCTCATGTGTTGATAATTTACTTTAGTTTAGTGAACCGATTCTCATATTATGTTTGCTATAAAATTATTGCGAAATGAAAAGGTTGGGTGAAGATGTGGGTAAATCATGTTTTcatatacatagtatgtataGTCCATTAACCTCATATATTATTGTCATAGGACAAGCTCGATTAAAAGACATCTGAATCTTCTGAGCTGTATGTTCTGT
This genomic interval carries:
- the LOC105219231 gene encoding glutathione S-transferase 1-1-like, translated to MDFYYLIESAPCRSILMLAKKLGLELNRKILNLQNGEQLTPEFLKINPQHTIPTLVDNGYSVWESRVILIYLAEKYGKDDSLYPKCPQKRALVNQRLFFDLGLYGSFADYYYPVARDKQAPVPERLTKLESQLEFLNTFLEGQTYVANNSLSIADFTLYASVSTFEGCGIEVSKYPNIVRWSEHLSKTLPGADENKEGCDLFKKYW